One window of the Catenulispora sp. MAP5-51 genome contains the following:
- a CDS encoding TIGR02679 family protein, protein MIEHRSDAAEVKLTVADLSQPERDVLRWLLRIAEFPTDTLKVRIRRLDAALTERTDARMATRALLEALDGRLDDHRGERRRTRSDADELWQRITLRAAVLDEPRLLPFLDAERSRGALPADIEAREQLLTDTIDVLAYLPVTDRTPLTVLAATAVGAAHALDPGPLQSLVLRALAHLAGRPPAVGGLQERDLWASVGVTPDELSSRVLLHGFRPTGDSPLAAILRISADAGTPHVLTFQQLDRHLRDSKQPILADGARAWICENVAVMSVAADRLGSACPPLICIEGWPSTAAARLIGHLIQCGVKIEYHGDFDKAGIEITNRITTMGGRPWRMSAADYRTFTSAGRRLPSLDPRQIPDTTWDGQLADELRATGLQLEEEHVVDELIADLATAIALPPS, encoded by the coding sequence GTGATCGAACACCGTTCCGACGCCGCCGAAGTGAAACTGACCGTCGCCGACCTCAGCCAGCCAGAACGCGATGTGCTCCGGTGGCTGCTGAGGATCGCGGAGTTCCCCACCGACACCCTCAAGGTCAGAATCCGACGCCTGGACGCCGCCCTCACCGAGCGTACCGACGCCCGCATGGCAACCCGCGCCTTGCTTGAGGCGTTGGACGGCCGCCTGGACGACCACCGAGGCGAACGCCGCCGCACTCGGAGCGACGCCGACGAGCTGTGGCAGCGGATCACCCTGCGCGCCGCAGTCCTCGACGAACCACGGCTGCTGCCCTTCCTCGACGCCGAACGGTCCCGCGGCGCGCTGCCAGCCGACATAGAAGCAAGGGAACAACTGCTCACGGACACCATCGACGTACTCGCATACCTACCCGTCACCGACCGCACCCCGCTGACAGTCCTAGCGGCCACCGCAGTCGGCGCGGCCCACGCCCTGGACCCCGGGCCGTTGCAGAGCCTGGTCCTCAGAGCGCTCGCTCACCTGGCCGGCCGGCCACCCGCGGTCGGCGGCCTCCAAGAACGCGATCTCTGGGCCAGCGTCGGAGTCACCCCCGATGAACTCTCCAGCCGCGTGCTCCTCCACGGGTTCCGGCCAACAGGCGACAGCCCTCTGGCCGCCATCCTCCGGATCAGCGCCGACGCGGGTACCCCCCACGTCCTGACATTCCAGCAACTGGACCGGCACCTCCGCGACAGCAAGCAGCCGATACTCGCCGACGGCGCCCGCGCATGGATATGTGAGAACGTCGCCGTGATGTCAGTGGCCGCAGATCGGCTCGGGTCAGCTTGCCCACCACTGATCTGTATCGAAGGCTGGCCGAGTACGGCCGCCGCGCGTCTGATCGGACACCTGATCCAATGCGGCGTCAAGATCGAATACCACGGAGACTTCGACAAAGCCGGCATCGAAATCACCAACAGGATCACGACCATGGGCGGTCGGCCGTGGCGGATGAGTGCGGCGGACTACCGGACATTTACCAGCGCGGGCCGTAGGCTGCCGTCGTTAGACCCCCGCCAGATTCCCGACACCACGTGGGACGGCCAACTTGCCGACGAACTGCGCGCCACCGGCCTCCAACTCGAAGAAGAACACGTCGTTGATGAGCTGATCGCCGACCTGGCGACGGCCATTGCGCTGCCTCCGTCATAG
- a CDS encoding IS1182 family transposase, which yields MSVRPRPGAEVPELTARVARAANPKGTTAMWVRDRLEGLWTDEDFAGWYPRDGRPAWSPAQLATVCVLQFLYNLSDRAAAEAVRCRLDFKYALGLELEDPGFHHSVLSDFRDRLGEDDRADRLLDLMLARLKEAGLVKARGRQRTDSTRVLSAGRELTRLELMTEAVRALLEHLATAAPQILDELVTADWSQRYGRQVRMCSQPSHPVARLTQVGADADVLLERVYSRFGEEVPTQADVLRRLLIQNFLTDARGKFRPRTERDGLPPSRIRIQSPYETEARWVRRGDTRWTGYLLHVTETCDEDQVNVVTDVATWVSEADSQALPGIHARLKKRRLLPAEHLVDGGYASGAGLADADRNYKIALVGPIHNNNSKQAKAADGFAKENFIIDFDRREVTYPNGKVSGNWNEIPSMAPYTVVRFGKRQCGPCPEKAKCTSGEARTINFLPRRIHELQERNRDDQQDSAWRRLYASRSGAEGTIAEFAVGHRARHCRYRGQAKTHVQHVLTAIAVNIERLSQQEPANSDYRPRPPTAFQQYLDAHDLPRPLWWRQGK from the coding sequence ATGTCGGTGCGTCCTCGTCCTGGCGCCGAGGTCCCGGAGCTGACGGCGCGGGTGGCGCGAGCCGCCAACCCGAAAGGCACCACCGCGATGTGGGTGCGGGATCGCCTCGAGGGCTTGTGGACGGACGAGGACTTCGCCGGTTGGTATCCCCGCGACGGGCGACCCGCCTGGTCACCGGCACAGCTGGCCACGGTGTGCGTGCTGCAGTTCCTGTACAACCTGTCCGATCGGGCCGCCGCGGAGGCGGTGCGGTGCCGACTCGACTTCAAGTACGCGCTCGGGCTGGAGCTGGAAGATCCCGGATTCCATCACAGCGTGCTGAGCGACTTCCGCGATCGGCTGGGCGAAGATGACCGAGCCGACCGGCTGCTCGACCTGATGCTGGCCCGGCTGAAGGAAGCCGGCCTGGTCAAGGCCCGCGGGCGGCAGCGCACCGACTCCACCCGGGTGCTGTCCGCAGGACGGGAGCTGACCCGGCTGGAGCTGATGACCGAGGCGGTGCGGGCACTGCTGGAGCACCTGGCCACGGCCGCGCCGCAGATCCTGGACGAGCTGGTGACAGCCGACTGGAGCCAACGGTACGGCCGACAGGTACGGATGTGCAGCCAGCCTAGCCACCCCGTGGCCCGGCTCACCCAGGTCGGCGCCGACGCCGACGTGTTGCTGGAGCGCGTCTACAGCCGCTTCGGCGAGGAGGTGCCGACGCAGGCGGACGTGCTGCGCCGGCTGCTGATCCAGAACTTCCTGACTGACGCCCGCGGCAAGTTCCGGCCCCGCACCGAGCGTGACGGCCTGCCGCCGTCCCGGATCCGCATCCAGTCCCCGTATGAGACCGAGGCCCGCTGGGTACGCCGCGGCGACACCCGCTGGACCGGCTACCTCCTCCACGTGACCGAGACCTGCGACGAGGACCAGGTTAACGTCGTCACCGACGTGGCCACCTGGGTGTCAGAGGCCGACAGCCAGGCCCTGCCCGGCATCCACGCCCGCCTCAAGAAGCGCCGCCTGCTGCCGGCCGAGCACCTGGTCGATGGCGGCTACGCCTCCGGTGCCGGGCTTGCGGACGCAGACCGGAACTACAAGATCGCGCTGGTGGGACCGATCCACAACAACAACTCCAAACAGGCCAAGGCCGCCGACGGGTTCGCCAAGGAGAACTTCATCATCGACTTCGACCGCCGCGAGGTCACCTACCCGAACGGCAAGGTCAGCGGCAACTGGAACGAGATCCCGTCGATGGCCCCCTACACCGTGGTCCGATTCGGCAAGCGCCAGTGCGGCCCCTGCCCGGAGAAGGCCAAATGCACCAGCGGCGAGGCCCGGACCATCAACTTCCTGCCCCGCCGGATCCACGAACTCCAAGAACGCAACCGCGACGACCAGCAGGACTCCGCATGGCGCAGACTCTACGCCAGCCGCTCCGGCGCCGAGGGCACCATCGCCGAGTTCGCCGTCGGACACCGAGCCCGCCACTGCCGCTACCGCGGCCAGGCCAAGACGCACGTCCAACACGTCCTGACCGCGATCGCGGTCAACATCGAACGGCTCAGCCAGCAAGAACCCGCCAACTCCGACTACCGGCCCCGGCCACCCACGGCGTTCCAGCAGTACCTCGACGCCCACGACCTGCCCCGCCCGCTCTGGTGGCGCCAAGGAAAATGA
- a CDS encoding G1 family glutamic endopeptidase gives MKIRVRALRIIAQAAIVTMAFAGAFAGSTAMAATAGGAAGGANAAHGVSGTSGAAHKSSGGSAATSASWDGYSVTGDTFTSVSAKWKVNPVTCNSSNDWAGFWIGFDGTGNAPGDLEQGGTDAQCTNGTPTYHLWWEMWPYNEVKQGVTVSPGDQISANVTYNPSSNNFTIKVNDLTSGASLSQSVACEWDQNGCKRLTADVISEDIQSSNGGVFPLPNYGTENYTNISFTDASGNTAGITGSYWQNEAFTQVGNGVTKQTTSATSSNGSAFSTTWQHV, from the coding sequence TTGAAGATACGCGTCAGAGCACTACGAATCATCGCGCAGGCCGCGATCGTCACCATGGCGTTCGCAGGGGCCTTCGCCGGCAGCACGGCCATGGCCGCGACCGCCGGCGGCGCGGCCGGCGGCGCGAACGCGGCCCACGGCGTGTCCGGCACGAGCGGCGCCGCCCACAAGTCCTCCGGAGGATCCGCCGCGACGTCGGCCAGCTGGGACGGCTACAGCGTGACCGGCGACACCTTCACCTCCGTGTCGGCGAAGTGGAAGGTCAACCCCGTCACCTGCAACAGCTCGAACGACTGGGCCGGCTTCTGGATCGGCTTCGACGGCACCGGCAACGCCCCCGGCGACCTCGAGCAGGGCGGAACCGACGCCCAGTGCACGAACGGCACCCCCACCTACCACCTGTGGTGGGAGATGTGGCCGTACAACGAGGTCAAGCAGGGCGTCACCGTCAGCCCCGGCGACCAGATCTCGGCGAACGTCACCTACAACCCGAGCTCCAACAACTTCACCATCAAGGTCAACGACCTGACCAGCGGCGCGTCGCTGTCCCAGAGCGTCGCCTGCGAGTGGGACCAGAACGGCTGCAAGCGGCTGACGGCGGACGTCATCTCCGAGGACATCCAAAGCAGCAACGGCGGCGTGTTCCCCCTGCCGAACTACGGCACTGAGAACTACACCAACATCTCGTTCACCGACGCATCCGGCAACACCGCCGGCATCACCGGCTCGTACTGGCAGAACGAGGCGTTCACCCAGGTCGGCAACGGTGTGACGAAGCAGACCACGTCGGCCACCTCATCGAACGGCTCCGCCTTCTCCACAACGTGGCAGCACGTCTAG
- a CDS encoding XRE family transcriptional regulator, with amino-acid sequence MSFWQSGHRRPERSASLSAVGHLEQILGLPAGSLIALLGPPRSRRRSRSGLERPPLEAVWPEPDRVREVLERFGPQCGWDDALARISAHDRVVMNPDGTVRSIRCRQIMRAATDGPDRWMAIYRAENDDPALPRVHARHGCRLGRTHDDDQLGMALGELLFDRALRRDEFVVLDYELEFHSAHSLFEAFGRRFRLPMRQYLIEVDFHPDALPRQCQHAIVPRFEQAHTMACDVPLDRQNRIHGLGLDLEGCSYNLQWHF; translated from the coding sequence TTGAGCTTCTGGCAGTCCGGCCACCGGCGCCCGGAGCGTTCGGCCTCCCTGTCCGCGGTCGGCCACCTCGAGCAGATCCTCGGCCTGCCTGCCGGCTCGCTGATCGCGCTGCTCGGACCGCCACGCAGCCGCCGTCGAAGCCGGTCCGGACTCGAGCGACCGCCGCTGGAGGCTGTGTGGCCGGAACCGGACCGCGTGCGGGAAGTCCTGGAGCGGTTCGGTCCGCAGTGTGGCTGGGACGATGCCCTGGCCCGGATCAGCGCCCACGACCGGGTGGTGATGAACCCGGACGGCACGGTTCGTTCGATCCGCTGTCGCCAGATCATGCGGGCGGCCACGGACGGACCGGACCGATGGATGGCGATCTACCGCGCGGAAAACGACGATCCCGCCTTGCCGAGGGTGCATGCCCGGCACGGCTGTCGGCTCGGTCGGACTCACGACGACGACCAACTCGGCATGGCTCTCGGCGAGCTCTTGTTCGACCGTGCTCTGCGCAGAGACGAGTTCGTGGTGCTCGACTACGAGTTGGAGTTCCACTCGGCACACTCGCTCTTCGAAGCCTTCGGGCGCAGGTTCCGCCTTCCCATGCGCCAGTACCTCATCGAGGTGGACTTCCACCCGGACGCCCTGCCGCGACAGTGCCAGCACGCCATCGTCCCCAGGTTCGAGCAGGCCCACACCATGGCCTGTGATGTGCCGCTCGACAGACAGAACCGGATACACGGGCTCGGGTTGGACCTGGAGGGCTGCTCGTACAACCTGCAGTGGCACTTCTGA
- the gcvP gene encoding aminomethyl-transferring glycine dehydrogenase, which translates to MPSSPEPAPHGRFAARHIGIGDADRAKMLDEVGYRTLDELIDAAVPHGIRTATALNLPAAATEAEALAELRDIAGRNTAAVPMIGLGYHATVTPAVIRRNVLEAPAWYTAYTPYQPEISQGRLEALLNFQTMVGDLTGLPTANASLLDESTAVAEAVTVMRRVAAVKGTHRVLVDRDTLPQTLDVLRTRAAAVGVEVVEFDPAAALPEQDFFGVVLSCPGASGAVRDLRAVTAAAKARGALVSVAADLLALTVLAPPGEYAADIVVGSTQRFGVPLFYGGPHAGYIAVRDGLERHLPGRLVGVSIDAAGRPAYRLALQTREQHIRRDKATSNICTAQVLLAVVASMYAVYHGPDGLTEIAIRTHRHAARIAAGMQESGIEVVHPEFFDTLLVRVPGRATQVVSAAAEAGLRLRMVDPDHIGLSCSEVTTDEHVRLVLQAFGASSDVLDDLQIDDLAALPAAVCRTTAFLTHPVFHQHRSETAMLRYLRSLSDRDFALDRGMIPLGSCTMKLNATTEMEPVSWTEFADLHPFAPAEDAVGYLSLVQQLETWLAEVTGYAEVSIQPNAGSQGELAGLLAIRAYHRANGQAGRDVCLIPASAHGTNAASAVMAGMRVVVVASRPDGTVDLDDLEAKCVKHSAELAAIMVTYPSTHGVYEESITRLCDLVHEHGGQVYVDGANLNALLGVAKPGEFGGDVSHLNLHKTFCIPHGGGGPGVGPVAVAAHLAPFLPTHALHPDAGRRDGVGAVSAAPFGSAGILPIPWAYIRMMGADGLTEATRTAVLSANYVARRLAAYFPVLYAGETGLVAHECILDVRPITAATGVTVDDIAKRLVDYGFHAPTMSFPVAGTLMVEPTESEDLQELDRFCDAMIAIRGEIEQVDRGVWNVEDSPLRHAPHTAAAIVGNWDRPYSRETAVFPAGVTGAKYWPPVGRIDQAHGDRNLMCSCPPLDSYAS; encoded by the coding sequence ATGCCTTCATCGCCCGAACCCGCGCCACACGGCCGCTTCGCCGCCCGCCACATCGGCATCGGCGACGCCGACCGTGCCAAGATGCTCGACGAGGTCGGATACCGGACCCTCGACGAGCTCATCGACGCCGCGGTCCCGCACGGCATCCGGACCGCGACCGCATTGAACCTGCCGGCAGCCGCCACCGAGGCCGAGGCCCTGGCCGAGCTGCGAGACATCGCCGGCCGAAACACCGCAGCCGTCCCGATGATCGGCTTGGGATACCACGCGACCGTCACGCCCGCGGTGATCCGACGCAACGTGCTGGAGGCCCCAGCCTGGTACACCGCTTACACCCCGTACCAGCCGGAAATCTCCCAGGGTCGCCTGGAGGCGCTGCTCAACTTCCAGACCATGGTCGGTGACCTCACCGGTCTGCCGACTGCCAACGCCTCGCTGCTAGACGAGAGCACGGCAGTGGCCGAAGCGGTCACCGTCATGCGGCGGGTGGCAGCCGTGAAGGGCACGCACCGCGTTCTGGTCGACCGGGACACCCTGCCGCAGACCCTTGACGTACTACGCACACGCGCCGCCGCCGTCGGAGTCGAGGTCGTCGAGTTCGACCCCGCCGCAGCCCTGCCCGAACAGGACTTCTTCGGCGTGGTGCTGTCCTGCCCCGGAGCCTCCGGCGCCGTCCGCGACCTGCGCGCGGTGACCGCTGCGGCCAAGGCGCGCGGCGCGCTGGTCTCCGTGGCCGCCGACCTCCTCGCGCTCACGGTGCTCGCCCCGCCCGGCGAGTACGCGGCGGACATCGTCGTCGGGTCGACCCAGCGCTTCGGCGTCCCGCTGTTCTACGGCGGTCCACACGCCGGATACATCGCGGTGCGCGACGGCTTGGAACGCCACCTGCCCGGCCGCCTGGTCGGCGTTTCGATCGACGCCGCCGGCCGCCCGGCTTACCGGCTGGCGCTGCAGACCCGCGAACAGCACATCCGACGCGACAAGGCGACCAGCAACATCTGCACCGCTCAGGTGCTGCTGGCCGTCGTCGCATCCATGTACGCCGTCTACCACGGGCCCGACGGGCTGACCGAGATCGCCATCCGCACCCACCGCCACGCCGCCCGGATCGCGGCGGGAATGCAGGAGAGCGGTATCGAGGTGGTCCACCCCGAGTTCTTCGACACCTTGTTGGTCCGCGTACCGGGCCGCGCCACGCAGGTCGTCAGCGCGGCTGCCGAAGCGGGCCTGAGGCTGCGGATGGTCGACCCCGACCACATTGGCCTGTCGTGCTCCGAGGTCACCACCGACGAGCATGTCCGCCTCGTGCTCCAGGCGTTCGGCGCGTCCAGCGACGTCCTGGACGACCTGCAGATCGACGACCTGGCGGCACTGCCGGCGGCGGTGTGCCGCACCACGGCGTTCCTCACGCACCCGGTCTTCCACCAGCACCGGTCGGAGACCGCGATGCTGCGCTACCTACGTTCACTGTCCGACCGCGACTTCGCGCTGGACCGCGGCATGATCCCGCTCGGCTCGTGCACGATGAAGCTGAACGCCACCACGGAGATGGAGCCGGTCAGCTGGACGGAGTTCGCCGACCTGCACCCGTTCGCCCCGGCCGAGGACGCGGTCGGATACCTGTCCCTGGTCCAGCAGCTGGAGACGTGGCTGGCCGAGGTCACCGGATATGCCGAGGTGTCGATTCAGCCGAACGCCGGATCCCAGGGCGAACTGGCCGGACTGCTGGCGATCCGCGCCTACCACCGCGCCAACGGCCAGGCCGGACGGGACGTGTGCCTGATCCCTGCCAGCGCCCACGGCACCAATGCGGCCTCGGCCGTCATGGCCGGGATGCGCGTGGTCGTGGTCGCCTCCCGCCCCGACGGCACGGTCGACCTCGACGACTTGGAAGCCAAGTGCGTGAAGCACTCCGCCGAGCTGGCCGCGATCATGGTGACGTATCCGTCGACGCACGGCGTCTACGAGGAGAGCATCACCCGGTTGTGTGACCTCGTGCACGAGCACGGCGGACAGGTCTACGTCGACGGCGCCAACCTCAATGCGCTGCTCGGGGTGGCCAAGCCCGGAGAGTTCGGCGGCGACGTGTCGCACCTGAACCTGCACAAGACCTTCTGCATCCCGCACGGCGGCGGCGGTCCGGGCGTGGGCCCGGTCGCAGTGGCCGCTCACCTCGCCCCGTTCCTGCCCACCCACGCGCTGCACCCTGACGCCGGACGCCGCGACGGGGTCGGGGCGGTGAGCGCCGCACCGTTCGGCAGCGCCGGGATCCTGCCGATCCCATGGGCCTACATCCGGATGATGGGTGCCGACGGGCTGACCGAGGCGACACGCACGGCGGTGCTGAGCGCGAACTACGTCGCCCGCCGCCTGGCAGCGTACTTCCCCGTCCTGTACGCAGGCGAGACGGGCCTGGTCGCGCACGAGTGCATCCTGGACGTCCGCCCGATCACCGCCGCCACCGGCGTGACGGTCGACGACATCGCCAAGCGGCTGGTCGACTACGGGTTCCACGCGCCGACGATGAGCTTCCCGGTGGCCGGCACGCTGATGGTCGAGCCGACCGAGAGCGAGGACCTGCAGGAGCTGGACCGGTTCTGCGACGCGATGATCGCGATCCGCGGCGAGATCGAGCAGGTGGACCGGGGCGTGTGGAACGTCGAGGACAGCCCACTTCGCCACGCCCCACATACCGCGGCCGCGATCGTCGGCAACTGGGACCGGCCCTACTCCCGGGAGACGGCCGTCTTCCCCGCCGGCGTCACCGGCGCCAAATACTGGCCGCCGGTCGGCCGGATCGACCAGGCGCATGGAGACCGGAACCTCATGTGCTCCTGCCCGCCGCTGGATTCCTACGCGTCGTGA
- the gcvT gene encoding glycine cleavage system aminomethyltransferase GcvT: MSKKTPLHDIHTELGASFTDFAGWSMPLRYSSELAEHHAVRKTAGIFDLTHMGEIELTGPEAGRALDYALVGQASKIGIGRARYSMLVHENGGVLDDLIVYRLAETKYLVVANASNAQVVCSALRDRIDGFAAAIHDACDEWALIAVQGPNSAAILAGLVDVDVPSLKYYAIDPAQLAGYEVLLARTGYTGEDGFEIYVRPQDASAIWQTISTTGAGHGLIPCGLACRDTLRLEAGMPLYGHELTVRTTPFEADLGRVVVFGKPGGFVGEAALTARLALGTSRVLVGLTLTGRRAPRTGYPVLDPDNGKQIGEITSGALSPSIGHPVAMAYLPVNRSEPGTKVMADIRGARAEATVVPLPFYRGRS; the protein is encoded by the coding sequence ATGTCGAAGAAGACACCACTGCACGACATCCATACCGAACTCGGCGCGTCGTTCACCGACTTCGCCGGATGGTCCATGCCCCTGCGCTACAGCTCTGAGCTGGCCGAACACCACGCCGTGCGCAAGACCGCCGGCATCTTCGACCTCACCCACATGGGAGAGATCGAGCTGACCGGCCCGGAGGCCGGCCGTGCGCTCGACTACGCGCTGGTCGGCCAGGCCTCGAAGATCGGCATCGGGCGCGCCCGATACTCCATGCTGGTCCATGAGAACGGCGGCGTGCTGGACGACCTGATCGTCTACCGCCTGGCCGAGACCAAGTACCTGGTCGTCGCCAACGCCAGCAACGCACAGGTCGTCTGCTCCGCCCTGCGCGATCGGATCGACGGGTTCGCAGCCGCGATCCACGACGCCTGCGACGAGTGGGCGCTCATCGCCGTCCAAGGCCCGAACTCCGCCGCGATCCTGGCCGGTCTCGTCGACGTCGACGTCCCGTCACTCAAGTACTACGCGATCGACCCGGCGCAGCTGGCCGGATATGAGGTGCTACTCGCACGCACCGGCTACACCGGCGAGGACGGATTCGAGATATACGTCCGCCCGCAAGACGCCTCAGCGATCTGGCAGACCATCAGCACAACAGGTGCCGGGCACGGGCTCATCCCGTGCGGCCTGGCCTGCCGCGACACCCTTCGTCTCGAGGCCGGCATGCCGCTGTACGGCCACGAGCTCACCGTGCGCACCACGCCGTTCGAGGCAGATTTGGGCCGCGTAGTGGTGTTCGGAAAACCAGGCGGATTCGTCGGCGAGGCCGCACTGACCGCCCGGCTCGCACTGGGGACCAGCCGGGTGCTTGTCGGACTGACCTTGACCGGCCGAAGAGCACCGCGCACCGGCTACCCCGTGCTGGACCCGGACAACGGCAAGCAGATCGGCGAGATCACCTCCGGCGCCCTGTCACCCAGCATCGGCCATCCCGTGGCGATGGCGTATCTGCCGGTCAACCGAAGTGAGCCGGGCACCAAGGTGATGGCCGACATCCGCGGGGCCCGCGCAGAGGCCACCGTCGTCCCGCTGCCCTTCTACCGCGGCCGATCCTGA
- the gcvH gene encoding glycine cleavage system protein GcvH: MSLPANLKYTADHEWLAADGEVSTVGITVHAADALGEVVYVSLPAVGDTVIAGQSCGEIESTKSVSDLYAPADGEIVEVNDAVVADPAVINSDPFGGGWLFKLRITGAPDLLDTDAYAALTEGA, encoded by the coding sequence ATGAGCCTGCCAGCAAACCTGAAATACACCGCCGACCATGAGTGGCTCGCGGCCGACGGTGAGGTCTCCACCGTCGGCATCACCGTCCACGCCGCCGACGCCCTCGGCGAGGTCGTGTATGTCTCCCTGCCCGCCGTCGGCGACACGGTCATCGCTGGCCAGTCATGCGGGGAGATCGAATCGACCAAGTCCGTCAGCGACCTGTACGCCCCCGCCGACGGCGAGATCGTCGAAGTCAACGACGCCGTGGTGGCCGACCCGGCAGTGATCAATTCCGACCCGTTCGGCGGCGGCTGGCTGTTCAAGCTGCGCATCACCGGCGCGCCGGACCTACTGGACACTGACGCGTACGCGGCGCTCACCGAGGGAGCCTGA
- the glyA gene encoding serine hydroxymethyltransferase, which produces MAVLDQRLTDVDPEVHAAVRAELGRQQNTLEMIASENFAPVAVMEAQGSVLTNKYAEGYPGRRYYGGCEHVDVTEQLAIDRVKALFGVSFANVQPHSGAQANASAMMALLEPGDTILGLDLAHGGHLTHGMRLNFSGKLYKVVAYHVSEPDHRVDMAEVERLAREHRPRLIVAGWSAYPRQLDFAAFRRIADEIGAYLMVDMAHFAGLVAAGLHPNPVQYADVVTTTTHKTLGGPRGGVVLTNREDIAKKINSAVFPGQQGGPLEHVIAAKAVAFKLAAQPEFRARQERTLAGARLIAQRLSAPDIAASGVSVLTGGTDVHLVLVDLRESELDGKQAEDRLHGIGITVNRNAVPFDPRPPMVTSGLRIGTPALATRGFGDADFAEVADIIAEALKPGYDDNQAAKLRSLVAALAQAHPLYAEL; this is translated from the coding sequence ATGGCCGTTCTGGATCAGAGGCTCACCGACGTCGACCCCGAGGTGCACGCCGCCGTGCGTGCCGAGCTCGGCCGACAGCAGAACACGCTGGAGATGATCGCGTCGGAGAACTTCGCCCCGGTCGCGGTGATGGAGGCCCAGGGCTCGGTCCTGACCAACAAGTACGCCGAAGGCTACCCGGGACGCCGCTACTACGGCGGCTGCGAGCACGTCGACGTGACCGAGCAGCTCGCCATCGACCGGGTCAAGGCCCTGTTCGGCGTCTCGTTCGCCAACGTGCAGCCGCACTCCGGTGCCCAGGCGAACGCGTCGGCGATGATGGCGCTGCTGGAACCGGGCGACACCATCCTGGGCCTGGACCTGGCCCACGGCGGCCACCTCACTCACGGCATGCGGCTCAACTTCTCCGGCAAGCTGTACAAGGTCGTCGCCTACCACGTCTCCGAGCCGGACCACCGTGTGGACATGGCCGAGGTCGAGCGCCTCGCCCGGGAGCACCGGCCGCGGCTGATCGTCGCCGGCTGGTCGGCCTACCCCCGGCAGCTCGACTTCGCCGCGTTCCGACGGATCGCCGATGAGATCGGCGCCTACCTGATGGTCGACATGGCGCACTTCGCCGGACTGGTCGCCGCCGGCCTGCATCCCAACCCGGTGCAATACGCCGACGTGGTCACCACCACCACGCACAAGACCCTCGGCGGCCCTCGCGGCGGAGTGGTGCTCACCAACCGCGAGGACATCGCCAAGAAGATCAACAGTGCGGTGTTCCCCGGCCAGCAGGGCGGGCCGCTCGAACACGTCATCGCGGCCAAGGCGGTCGCATTCAAGCTGGCCGCGCAACCGGAGTTCCGCGCACGCCAGGAACGAACGCTGGCCGGCGCCCGACTGATCGCGCAACGACTGAGCGCACCGGACATCGCGGCGTCGGGCGTCTCGGTACTCACCGGCGGCACCGACGTCCACCTGGTGCTGGTCGACCTGCGTGAATCCGAGCTCGACGGCAAGCAGGCCGAAGACCGCCTGCACGGCATCGGCATCACGGTCAACCGCAACGCCGTGCCGTTCGACCCCCGCCCGCCGATGGTGACCTCGGGGCTGCGGATCGGCACCCCGGCCCTGGCCACCCGCGGCTTCGGAGACGCCGACTTCGCCGAGGTCGCCGACATCATCGCCGAGGCGCTCAAGCCCGGGTACGACGACAACCAGGCCGCAAAGTTGCGCTCCCTCGTAGCCGCCCTCGCCCAGGCGCACCCGCTCTACGCGGAGCTGTGA